In the Drosophila takahashii strain IR98-3 E-12201 chromosome 3R, DtakHiC1v2, whole genome shotgun sequence genome, one interval contains:
- the cdm gene encoding importin-13 isoform X1 encodes MEPIDIVRLEEAVVSFYRSNSQNQAITHEWLTDAEASPQAWQFSWQLMQLGKSQEVQFFGAITLHSKLMKHWHEVPPENREELKQKILESIVRFAGGPKIVLNRLCISLGAYIVHMLGEWPGAIEEVINTFQNQRMPNVSADVQLWIMLEVLQAIPEEAQVIHTSVKRVTLRAEIGKRVPLVLQTAERYLKLQMNRVWDAEAYSNMNRAVKCVGTWIKNIGYSIEGCVTITAVLLEVVHKCYWPCIHAGDGCMTADENELAESCLKTLVNIIIQPDCHNYPKTAFVLIKMFLDSLAEITKTEWKRENDNEDIIVHIYMLFVSSVERHSTLLLSGITSSDPELSVLVHRIVQEILHCTDKPGIYPVEESCSTMALAFWYMLQDEVFAMQNDEQKHKCWEYIKPLYAHLTRILVRKSEQPDEKSLAKWNSDDLECFRCYRQDISDTFMYCYDVLNDYILEILAAMLDEAIADLQRHPTHWTKLEACIYSFQSVAEHFGGEESRQIPRLMRVLAEIPYEKLNVKLLGTALETIGSYCNWLMENPAYIPPAINLLVRGLNSSMSAQATLGLKELCRDCQLQLKPYADPLLNACHASLNTGRMKNSDSVRLMFSIGKLMSLLQPEEIPKYLDIIVSPCFEELQAICQAESKTPAARIRTIFRLNMISTLFSSLNTDVDDETKALPIVQPVLLVMQRTMPIFKRIAEMWVEEIDVLEAACSAMKHAIMNLRSSFQPMLQDLCLFIVASFQTRCCAPTLEISKTAIVMFFKDEGCKPLMQQLLREFIQHSFKLFESTPEQNFSNISDTMETFFGCLSQIVKKIPQVLEDKTLAYDRLVFYAQRGMTLPESGAIRNSIQFLAHFVMQSRNHPHVTEVILATGEQTLYTAMMCVGYLTPRSQVDKFADILLAMNKKYPAEMAVWMKTLMATPNFPTQLITEADKTRYTALIVKEKVNKRLLQQHLSEMAIKTRGLTEKFQ; translated from the exons ATGGAACCCATCGACATAGTGCGCCTGGAGGAGGCCGTCGTCTCCTTCTACCGCTCCAACTCGCAGAACCAGGCGATCACCCACGAATGGCTGACGGACGCAGAGGCTAGTCCGCAGGCCTGGCAGTTTTCCTGGCAGCTAATGCAGCTCGGCAAG AGTCAGGAGGTGCAGTTCTTCGGCGCCATCACACTGCACTCGAAGCTGATGAAGCACTGGCACGAAGTGCCGCCCGAGAATCGCGAGGAGCTCAAGCAGAAGATCCTCGAGTCCATCGTTCGCTTTGCCGGCGGCCCGAAGATCGTCCTCAATCGTCTGTGCATCTCGCTGGGCGCCTACATAGTCCACATGCTGGGCGAATGGCCAGGCGCCATCGAGGAGGTGATCAACACGTTCCAAAATCAGCGGATGCCCAATGTCAGCGCCGATGTGCAGCTGTGGATCATGCTGGAGGTGCTGCAGGCCATTCCCGAGGAGGCCCAGGTCATCCATACCTCTGTTAAGAGGGTGACGCTGCGCGCCGAGATCGGCAAGCGAGTGCCACTGGTGCTCCAGACGGCCGAGCGGTATCTTAAGCTTCAGATGAACCGTGTTTGGGACGCCGAAGCATACAGCAATATGAATAGGGCTGTCAAGTGCGTGGGCACCTGGATTAA AAACATCGGCTATTCCATTGAGGGCTGCGTCACCATCACCGCCGTGCTCCTGGAAGTGGTGCACAAGTGCTACTGGCCCTGCATTCATGCCGGCGATGGCTGCATGACCGCCGACGAGAACGAGTTGGCCGAATCGTGTCTAAAGACCCTTGTAAACATCATAATTCAGCCAGACTGTCACAACTATCCGAAGACCGCGTTTGTGCTCATCAAGATGTTCCTGGACTCGCTGGCTGAAATAACCAAGACGGAGTGGAAGAGGGAGAATGACAACGAGGACATCATCGTGCACATCTACATGCTGTTTGTGTCGTCCGTAGAGCGGCACTCTACGTTGTTGCTAAGCGGAATTACATCATCGGATCCGGAACTATCTGTGCTGGTGCATCGCATTGTGCAGGAGATACTCCACTGCACCGACAAGCCGGGCATCTATCCGGTGGAGGAATCCTGCAGCACCATGGCTCTGGCCTTCTGGTATATGCTGCAGGACGAAGTTTTCGCCATGCAAAACGATGAGCAGAAGCACAAGTGTTGGGAGTACATTAAACCACTGTACGCCCACCTGACCAGAATTCTGGTCAGGAAGTCGGAGCAGCCAGATGAGAAGTCCCTTGCCAAATGGAACTCTGATGATTTGGAGTGCTTCAGATGCTACAGGCAGGATATATCAGATACCTTT ATGTACTGCTATGATGTCTTGAACGATTACATCCTAGAAATCCTAGCCGCCATGCTGGACGAGGCCATTGCTGATCTGCAAAGGCATCCGACTCACTGGACGAAGCTGGAGGCGTGCATCTATTCCTTCCAGTCGGTGGCCGAACACTTTGGTGGCGAGGAGTCGCGCCAGATACCCAGGCTAATGCGAGTCCTGGCCGAGATTCCCTACGAGAAGCTCAACGTCAAGCTACTCGGCACCGCTCTAGAAACAATTGGCTCCTATTGCAATTGGCTGATGGAGAATCCCGCTTACATTCCGCCAGCGATCAATCTGCTGGTGCGCGGCCTAAACTCCTCGATGTCCGCCCAAGCCACGCTTGGCTTGAAGGAGTTGTGCCGCGATTGTCAGTTGCAACTGAAGCCGTACGCGGATCCGTTGTTAAACGCATGCCATGCCTCCCTCAATACGGGACGCATGAAGAACTCTGACTCGGTGCGGCTCATGTTTAGCATCGGCAAGCTGATGAGCCTGTTGCAGCCGGAGGAAATACCCAAATATTTGGACATCATCGTGAGTCCGTGTTTCGAGGAGCTACAGGCCATTTGCCAAGCAGAGTCG AAAACTCCCGCCGCTCGGATTCGAACCATTTTCCGTCTGAATATGATCTCCACCCTTTTCTCTTCGCTGAACACTGATGTGGATGATGAGACCAAGGCTCTACCCATTGTGCAGCCAGTTCTTCTCGTCATGCAGCGAACAATGCCCATCTTTAAGAGAATCGCTGAGATGTGGGTGGAGGAAATTGATGTCCTAGAG gCCGCTTGCAGCGCCATGAAGCATGCAATCATGAATCTGAGGAGCAGCTTCCAGCCGATGCTGCAGGATCTTTGCCTCTTTATTGTGGCCAGCTTCCAGACCCGTTGCTGTGCACCCACTCTAGAGATATCAAAAACG GCCATTGTCATGTTCTTCAAGGACGAGGGCTGCAAGCCGCTGATGCAGCAGCTTCTGAGGGAGTTCATACAGCACAGCTTCAAGCTCTTTGAGAGCACTCCCGAGCAGAACTTCTCCAATATATCGGACACCATGGAGACTTTCTTCGGCTGTCTGTCGCAGATTGTCAAGAAGATCCCACAAGTCTTGGAGGACAAGACACTGGCCTACGATCGACTGGTGTTCTACGCCCAGCGGGGCATGACCCTGCCGGAAAGTGGAGCCATCCGGAACAGCATCCAGTTCCTCGCCCACTTCGTAATGCAGTCGCGCAACCATCCGCATGTCACCGAAGTCATACTGGCAACCGGGGAACAGACCCTCTACACGGCGATGATGTGCGTGGGTTATCTAACGCCGCGATCGCAGGTGGACAAGTTTGCCGACATCCTGCTGGCCATGAACAAGAAATATCCCGCTGAGATGGCCGTCTGGATGAAGACGCTGATGGCAACACCCAATTTCCCCACCCAGCTCATAACCGAAGCGGATAAAACTCGTTACACGGCCCTAATAGTCAA GGAAAAGGTCAACAAGAGGTTGTTGCAACAGCATCTATCTGAGATGGCTATAAAGACGCGAGGACTCACCGAGAAGTTCCAGTAA
- the cdm gene encoding importin-13 isoform X2, with protein MYCYDVLNDYILEILAAMLDEAIADLQRHPTHWTKLEACIYSFQSVAEHFGGEESRQIPRLMRVLAEIPYEKLNVKLLGTALETIGSYCNWLMENPAYIPPAINLLVRGLNSSMSAQATLGLKELCRDCQLQLKPYADPLLNACHASLNTGRMKNSDSVRLMFSIGKLMSLLQPEEIPKYLDIIVSPCFEELQAICQAESKTPAARIRTIFRLNMISTLFSSLNTDVDDETKALPIVQPVLLVMQRTMPIFKRIAEMWVEEIDVLEAACSAMKHAIMNLRSSFQPMLQDLCLFIVASFQTRCCAPTLEISKTAIVMFFKDEGCKPLMQQLLREFIQHSFKLFESTPEQNFSNISDTMETFFGCLSQIVKKIPQVLEDKTLAYDRLVFYAQRGMTLPESGAIRNSIQFLAHFVMQSRNHPHVTEVILATGEQTLYTAMMCVGYLTPRSQVDKFADILLAMNKKYPAEMAVWMKTLMATPNFPTQLITEADKTRYTALIVKEKVNKRLLQQHLSEMAIKTRGLTEKFQ; from the exons ATGTACTGCTATGATGTCTTGAACGATTACATCCTAGAAATCCTAGCCGCCATGCTGGACGAGGCCATTGCTGATCTGCAAAGGCATCCGACTCACTGGACGAAGCTGGAGGCGTGCATCTATTCCTTCCAGTCGGTGGCCGAACACTTTGGTGGCGAGGAGTCGCGCCAGATACCCAGGCTAATGCGAGTCCTGGCCGAGATTCCCTACGAGAAGCTCAACGTCAAGCTACTCGGCACCGCTCTAGAAACAATTGGCTCCTATTGCAATTGGCTGATGGAGAATCCCGCTTACATTCCGCCAGCGATCAATCTGCTGGTGCGCGGCCTAAACTCCTCGATGTCCGCCCAAGCCACGCTTGGCTTGAAGGAGTTGTGCCGCGATTGTCAGTTGCAACTGAAGCCGTACGCGGATCCGTTGTTAAACGCATGCCATGCCTCCCTCAATACGGGACGCATGAAGAACTCTGACTCGGTGCGGCTCATGTTTAGCATCGGCAAGCTGATGAGCCTGTTGCAGCCGGAGGAAATACCCAAATATTTGGACATCATCGTGAGTCCGTGTTTCGAGGAGCTACAGGCCATTTGCCAAGCAGAGTCG AAAACTCCCGCCGCTCGGATTCGAACCATTTTCCGTCTGAATATGATCTCCACCCTTTTCTCTTCGCTGAACACTGATGTGGATGATGAGACCAAGGCTCTACCCATTGTGCAGCCAGTTCTTCTCGTCATGCAGCGAACAATGCCCATCTTTAAGAGAATCGCTGAGATGTGGGTGGAGGAAATTGATGTCCTAGAG gCCGCTTGCAGCGCCATGAAGCATGCAATCATGAATCTGAGGAGCAGCTTCCAGCCGATGCTGCAGGATCTTTGCCTCTTTATTGTGGCCAGCTTCCAGACCCGTTGCTGTGCACCCACTCTAGAGATATCAAAAACG GCCATTGTCATGTTCTTCAAGGACGAGGGCTGCAAGCCGCTGATGCAGCAGCTTCTGAGGGAGTTCATACAGCACAGCTTCAAGCTCTTTGAGAGCACTCCCGAGCAGAACTTCTCCAATATATCGGACACCATGGAGACTTTCTTCGGCTGTCTGTCGCAGATTGTCAAGAAGATCCCACAAGTCTTGGAGGACAAGACACTGGCCTACGATCGACTGGTGTTCTACGCCCAGCGGGGCATGACCCTGCCGGAAAGTGGAGCCATCCGGAACAGCATCCAGTTCCTCGCCCACTTCGTAATGCAGTCGCGCAACCATCCGCATGTCACCGAAGTCATACTGGCAACCGGGGAACAGACCCTCTACACGGCGATGATGTGCGTGGGTTATCTAACGCCGCGATCGCAGGTGGACAAGTTTGCCGACATCCTGCTGGCCATGAACAAGAAATATCCCGCTGAGATGGCCGTCTGGATGAAGACGCTGATGGCAACACCCAATTTCCCCACCCAGCTCATAACCGAAGCGGATAAAACTCGTTACACGGCCCTAATAGTCAA GGAAAAGGTCAACAAGAGGTTGTTGCAACAGCATCTATCTGAGATGGCTATAAAGACGCGAGGACTCACCGAGAAGTTCCAGTAA